One SAR202 cluster bacterium genomic window carries:
- a CDS encoding gamma-glutamyltransferase, translating to MAKHDEIGSKPGFGFKCQKREVVGSRGVVASNSALASLAGVEVLARGGNAVDAAVATAFAQAVTEPSSTGIFGAGFTVYYQVSSKQVYSIDHYAVSPKKALSRMFTTDDKAGPMETVGMANKVGYLSVGVPGNLKGWCAALKRWGTMGLAEVMAPAIRYAEEGYRVSPYFMSFIER from the coding sequence ATGGCGAAGCATGATGAGATAGGGAGTAAACCTGGCTTCGGGTTCAAGTGCCAGAAGAGGGAGGTGGTGGGGAGCCGGGGGGTGGTGGCGTCTAACAGCGCGCTGGCATCGCTGGCGGGGGTGGAGGTGCTAGCGAGGGGAGGGAACGCGGTGGATGCGGCGGTGGCGACGGCCTTTGCGCAGGCGGTGACGGAGCCGTCGTCGACGGGGATTTTTGGGGCGGGATTTACGGTCTATTATCAGGTATCGTCGAAGCAGGTGTACTCGATAGACCATTACGCGGTGTCGCCGAAGAAGGCGTTGTCCAGAATGTTTACGACGGACGACAAGGCTGGGCCAATGGAGACGGTGGGGATGGCGAACAAGGTGGGGTACCTGTCGGTGGGGGTGCCGGGGAACCTGAAGGGGTGGTGCGCCGCGCTGAAGCGGTGGGGGACGATGGGGCTGGCGGAGGTGATGGCGCCGGCGATTCGGTACGCAGAGGAGGGGTACAGGGTCAGCCCATATTTCATGTCATTCATCGAGAGGGA
- a CDS encoding MFS transporter codes for MARSEAAVGKRAKTSRKVFYGWWVAAAGALSMTFISAVTWQSTGTFLVALEEDFGWSRTLLSGAFSIARAEGALMGPFEGVLADRMGSRRTLTTGLLICGVGFLLFTTVSHPVPFYFVYVVITSGAGLGGYVPIATMINHWFARNRSRAMAVVMLGGSVGGALVPLIAWGIVTHGWRWVAGGIGVFVLMLALPVAMLVRDRPERMGLRPDGDSEAPKTDTSVMAVSSAPEMTAREAMRTWAFWGIALSHAGTGIMVTTLALHLVPHLHDQGMSLPLAGMVVLVMTSVAACFQVVGGWLGDRVDKRYVIFGFMIMQGLAVLFLLMVDSLMMAMVFAVLQGAAHGGRAPAATTIRGEYFGRKSFGTILGISMIPMNAGSVAMPLLAGLMYDLRGSYTIPFLAMGVMVLVCGALILTVRPPRGEAKRDPLAVT; via the coding sequence ATGGCTAGGAGTGAGGCGGCGGTAGGCAAACGGGCCAAGACGTCGCGGAAGGTGTTTTATGGGTGGTGGGTGGCGGCGGCCGGGGCGCTGAGCATGACGTTTATATCGGCGGTGACGTGGCAGTCGACGGGGACGTTCCTGGTGGCGCTGGAGGAGGACTTTGGGTGGAGCCGGACGCTGCTTTCGGGGGCATTTTCCATAGCGCGGGCGGAAGGGGCGCTGATGGGGCCTTTCGAGGGCGTGCTGGCGGACCGGATGGGGTCACGGCGGACGCTGACGACGGGGCTGCTGATTTGCGGCGTCGGGTTTTTGCTGTTCACGACGGTGAGCCATCCGGTGCCGTTTTATTTTGTCTACGTTGTCATTACCAGCGGCGCGGGGCTGGGCGGGTACGTGCCCATCGCCACGATGATCAATCATTGGTTCGCGAGGAACCGAAGCAGAGCGATGGCGGTAGTAATGCTGGGAGGGTCGGTGGGAGGAGCGCTGGTGCCGCTGATAGCGTGGGGAATTGTTACTCACGGGTGGCGATGGGTGGCGGGAGGAATCGGCGTGTTTGTGCTGATGCTGGCGCTGCCGGTGGCGATGCTGGTGCGGGACAGACCGGAGCGGATGGGGCTGAGGCCGGATGGAGACTCGGAGGCACCGAAGACGGATACGAGTGTGATGGCGGTGTCATCAGCTCCGGAGATGACGGCGCGGGAGGCGATGCGTACGTGGGCGTTCTGGGGCATCGCGCTGTCGCACGCGGGGACGGGGATAATGGTGACGACGCTGGCGCTGCACCTGGTGCCGCATTTGCACGACCAGGGGATGTCGCTGCCGCTGGCGGGGATGGTGGTGCTGGTGATGACGTCGGTGGCGGCGTGTTTTCAGGTGGTGGGCGGGTGGCTGGGAGACCGAGTCGATAAGCGGTACGTGATATTCGGGTTCATGATTATGCAGGGACTGGCGGTACTGTTCCTGCTGATGGTGGACAGCCTGATGATGGCGATGGTATTTGCGGTGCTGCAGGGGGCGGCGCACGGGGGCCGGGCGCCGGCGGCGACGACGATTCGAGGGGAGTATTTCGGGCGAAAGTCCTTCGGGACGATTTTGGGAATATCGATGATTCCGATGAACGCGGGGAGCGTCGCGATGCCGCTTTTGGCGGGACTGATGTATGACTTGCGAGGGTCGTACACCATACCGTTCCTGGCGATGGGGGTGATGGTGCTGGTGTGCGGGGCGCTGATTTTGACGGTGAGGCCGCCGAGGGGGGAGGCCAAGAGGGATCCTTTGGCGGTGACATGA
- a CDS encoding DSD1 family PLP-dependent enzyme, which produces MERPGYRAIGTAAEELDTPGVVIDLASLRHNLHTVHGFFMGRPAKLRPHMKAHLCPSLGLMQLAAGGTMGGVCVAKVGQAEVLSQHGFKDILVASEVVMKSKIARLCALAKTIKISVPVDSEENVRDLSEAAVSAGATLDVLVDIDCRLGRCGVPPGKEAVSLAKVVVKSRGLRFAGLMGYEGCVLHKDFADTEKEVRSAIQRVLDTRQMVEREGMEVGVVSVGGTHGYEVAGSMEGVTEVQAGSYALMDNFYRSYRPQLKMALKVLGTVISHPEPSVSVVDVGQKGIGADEGLPMLEGIKGASVKRCSAEHGIIGIEGRDDGRLDLGRKVWLTPHDSEICMNLYDYVNVVEDGRLVGVWEVSARGRYD; this is translated from the coding sequence ATGGAGAGGCCGGGATATAGGGCGATTGGGACGGCGGCGGAGGAGCTGGACACGCCAGGGGTGGTGATAGACCTGGCGTCACTGCGGCATAACTTGCATACAGTACACGGGTTTTTCATGGGGAGGCCGGCGAAGCTGAGGCCGCACATGAAGGCGCATTTGTGCCCGTCGCTGGGGCTGATGCAGCTGGCGGCGGGTGGCACCATGGGAGGGGTGTGCGTGGCGAAGGTGGGACAGGCGGAGGTGTTAAGCCAGCACGGATTCAAGGACATTTTGGTCGCCAGCGAGGTGGTGATGAAGTCGAAGATTGCGAGGCTGTGTGCGCTGGCGAAGACGATAAAGATAAGCGTGCCGGTGGACTCTGAAGAGAATGTGAGGGACCTGTCGGAGGCGGCGGTGTCGGCGGGGGCGACGCTGGACGTGCTGGTGGACATCGATTGCCGTCTAGGTAGGTGCGGAGTGCCGCCGGGGAAGGAGGCAGTGTCGCTGGCGAAGGTGGTGGTTAAATCGCGGGGGCTGCGGTTTGCGGGGCTGATGGGGTACGAAGGATGCGTGCTGCATAAGGACTTTGCGGATACCGAGAAAGAGGTGCGGTCGGCCATACAGCGGGTTCTGGACACTCGGCAGATGGTGGAGAGGGAGGGTATGGAGGTGGGGGTAGTGAGCGTCGGAGGGACGCATGGATATGAGGTGGCGGGATCGATGGAGGGGGTGACGGAGGTGCAGGCGGGATCGTATGCGCTGATGGACAATTTTTATCGCTCATACCGACCGCAGTTGAAGATGGCGCTGAAGGTGCTGGGGACGGTTATCAGCCACCCGGAGCCGTCGGTGTCGGTGGTGGATGTGGGGCAGAAGGGGATCGGCGCGGACGAGGGGCTGCCGATGCTGGAGGGAATAAAGGGGGCGTCGGTGAAGCGTTGCAGCGCGGAGCATGGGATTATCGGAATCGAGGGCAGGGATGACGGGAGGCTGGACCTGGGGAGAAAGGTGTGGCTTACGCCGCATGACAGCGAGATCTGTATGAATCTATATGACTATGTGAATGTGGTGGAGGATGGCCGGTTGGTGGGAGTGTGGGAGGTGAGCGCAAGGGGTCGATATGACTAG
- a CDS encoding glycine--tRNA ligase, with product MDKILSLAKRRGFFFQSSEIYGGLNATWDYGPLGAELKRNVKDAWWRSMVYDQGDDFSIVGLDSAILMHPKIWEASGHVQNFTDPLVECKSCHQRFRADQLEGANCPNCGAKDSLTDPRQFNLMFKTFMGAAEDTASQIYLRPETAQGIFVNFQNVQVSARRKLPFGIAQIGKAFRNEITPGNSTFRTREFEQMELEFFVKPGDDDRWLQYWRDARFDWYVRHGIRPDNLRLRRHDKSELAHYAKDVYDIEYNFPWGWAELEGIANRTDFDLRQHEQSSGQNLKYFDESAPADQQHFHPYVIEPSGGVDRAALAFLIDSYQEQELPPTKAGGAPDVRALLRLHRILAPTKVAVLPLSRNEKLTPTARQVHALLRPHFATTYDDAQSIGRRYRRQDEVGTPFCVTIDFDTLEDKQVTLRDRDTMAQLRLPIATLLPALRDKLDHGW from the coding sequence ATGGACAAAATCCTCTCCCTCGCCAAGCGCCGCGGCTTCTTCTTCCAAAGCAGCGAAATCTACGGCGGCCTCAACGCCACCTGGGACTACGGCCCCCTCGGCGCCGAACTCAAACGCAACGTCAAGGACGCCTGGTGGCGCTCCATGGTCTACGACCAGGGCGACGACTTCTCCATCGTCGGCCTCGACTCCGCCATCCTCATGCACCCCAAAATCTGGGAGGCCTCCGGCCACGTTCAAAACTTCACCGACCCCTTGGTCGAGTGCAAAAGCTGTCACCAGCGATTCCGCGCCGACCAGTTAGAAGGCGCCAATTGCCCCAACTGCGGCGCCAAAGACAGCCTCACCGACCCCCGCCAGTTCAACCTTATGTTCAAGACCTTCATGGGCGCCGCCGAGGACACCGCCTCCCAAATCTACCTCCGGCCCGAAACCGCCCAGGGCATCTTCGTCAACTTCCAGAACGTCCAGGTCTCCGCCCGCCGCAAGCTCCCCTTCGGCATCGCCCAGATCGGCAAGGCCTTCCGCAACGAGATCACCCCCGGCAACTCCACCTTCCGCACCCGCGAGTTCGAGCAGATGGAGCTGGAGTTCTTCGTCAAGCCCGGCGACGACGACCGATGGCTCCAATACTGGCGTGACGCCCGCTTCGACTGGTACGTCCGCCACGGCATCCGCCCCGACAACCTCCGCCTCCGCCGCCACGACAAAAGCGAGCTAGCCCACTACGCCAAGGACGTCTACGATATCGAGTACAACTTCCCCTGGGGTTGGGCCGAGCTTGAGGGCATCGCCAATCGCACCGACTTCGACCTCCGCCAGCACGAGCAGTCCTCAGGCCAGAACCTAAAGTATTTTGACGAGTCCGCCCCGGCGGACCAGCAGCACTTCCATCCCTACGTTATCGAGCCCTCCGGCGGAGTGGACCGTGCCGCCCTCGCCTTCCTCATCGACTCGTACCAGGAGCAGGAGCTTCCCCCCACGAAAGCGGGAGGCGCCCCCGACGTCCGCGCCCTCCTCCGCCTCCATCGAATCCTCGCCCCCACGAAAGTGGCCGTCCTCCCCCTCAGCCGCAACGAGAAGCTGACGCCCACGGCGCGCCAGGTCCACGCCCTCCTCCGGCCCCACTTCGCCACCACCTATGACGACGCCCAGTCCATTGGCCGCCGCTACCGCCGCCAGGATGAAGTCGGCACCCCCTTCTGCGTCACCATCGACTTCGACACCCTGGAAGACAAACAGGTCACCCTCCGTGACCGCGACACCATGGCCCAGCTCCGCCTCCCCATCGCCACCCTCCTCCCCGCCCTCCGCGACAAGCTGGACCACGGCTGGTAA
- a CDS encoding Asp23/Gls24 family envelope stress response protein, with amino-acid sequence MANNITVLEKEMTPRMEEVKSMNELDVGGKTTINDDVIASIASMTAKEVQGVADIGKKTIRSAFGGKKTQGVQVESGAREAILDMDMKVMYGFCIPEVVIGVRQAVAQRVLEHLGLVTKEININVMGIEFPDKMPGRVE; translated from the coding sequence ATGGCTAACAACATAACCGTTTTGGAAAAGGAAATGACCCCCCGCATGGAGGAGGTCAAATCCATGAATGAACTCGACGTCGGCGGCAAGACTACCATCAATGACGACGTCATCGCCTCCATCGCCAGCATGACCGCCAAGGAGGTCCAGGGCGTCGCAGACATCGGCAAGAAGACCATCCGCAGCGCCTTCGGCGGCAAAAAGACCCAGGGCGTTCAGGTGGAATCCGGCGCCCGCGAGGCCATCCTGGACATGGACATGAAGGTCATGTACGGCTTCTGCATCCCGGAAGTCGTCATCGGTGTCCGGCAGGCCGTGGCCCAGCGAGTCCTGGAGCACCTTGGCCTTGTCACCAAGGAGATCAACATCAACGTCATGGGCATTGAGTTCCCCGACAAGATGCCCGGCCGCGTCGAGTAA
- a CDS encoding DSD1 family PLP-dependent enzyme, giving the protein MEAMRPLVGTPVEDLDTPCLLLDMESVEHNMGVMARYYSDKKAKLRPHVKNHKTPVLAHMQIRMGGTVGGVCAAKVSEAEVMVASGIDDILIANQVVSKDKIRRLAALARVAEMSVGCDDERNARELSEAMASEAVEVGVLVEVDTQMGRCGVRSIEEGVRLAREIASLPGLRFKGIMSHQSIPPTSDRETRVLGGRRIMHKVLDLKAAIERDGLPVEVVSTGETWSYDVAGEIPGVTEVQGGTYLLMEGYYGYMSDFRPAAKILGTVISANRPGRAIGDVGIKAVGTPRGLPTVDGRKGVEVESLHAEHTILRLSEGARMRVGEKFMLVPGQQDIMVNRWDRFVAVRDGRVEAVWDIAARGCHS; this is encoded by the coding sequence ATGGAAGCGATGAGGCCGTTGGTGGGGACGCCGGTGGAGGATCTGGATACGCCGTGTTTGCTGCTGGACATGGAGTCGGTGGAGCATAACATGGGGGTGATGGCGCGGTATTACTCGGATAAGAAGGCGAAGCTGAGGCCGCATGTGAAGAACCATAAGACGCCGGTGCTGGCGCACATGCAGATTAGGATGGGCGGCACGGTGGGCGGAGTGTGCGCCGCCAAGGTGTCGGAGGCGGAGGTGATGGTGGCCAGCGGCATCGACGATATATTGATTGCGAACCAGGTGGTGTCGAAGGACAAGATTCGGCGGCTGGCGGCGCTGGCGAGGGTGGCGGAGATGTCGGTGGGGTGCGACGACGAACGGAACGCTCGCGAGCTGTCGGAGGCCATGGCGTCGGAGGCGGTGGAGGTCGGTGTGCTAGTGGAGGTGGATACGCAGATGGGACGGTGCGGTGTGAGGAGCATCGAGGAGGGAGTGAGGCTGGCGAGGGAAATCGCGTCGCTGCCGGGGCTTCGGTTCAAGGGCATCATGAGCCATCAGAGCATACCGCCGACTTCTGACCGGGAGACGAGGGTGCTGGGGGGGCGTCGGATTATGCACAAGGTCTTGGATTTGAAGGCGGCGATAGAGAGGGATGGGTTGCCGGTGGAGGTGGTATCGACGGGGGAGACGTGGAGCTACGACGTAGCGGGGGAGATACCAGGTGTGACAGAGGTGCAGGGAGGGACGTATCTGCTGATGGAGGGGTACTACGGGTACATGTCGGACTTCAGGCCGGCGGCGAAGATTTTGGGGACAGTGATCAGCGCGAACCGGCCGGGGCGCGCGATTGGGGACGTGGGGATAAAGGCGGTGGGGACGCCTCGCGGGTTGCCGACGGTAGATGGAAGGAAAGGGGTAGAGGTAGAGTCATTACATGCGGAGCATACGATTTTGAGGCTGTCGGAGGGTGCAAGGATGAGAGTGGGGGAGAAGTTTATGCTGGTGCCGGGGCAGCAGGATATTATGGTGAATCGATGGGATCGGTTTGTGGCGGTGAGGGATGGTAGGGTGGAGGCGGTGTGGGATATAGCGGCGAGGGGGTGTCACAGTTAG
- a CDS encoding exonuclease SbcCD subunit D — MRILHFSDLHIGVENYGRLDPSTGLSSRLQDFLSALDEIVNFALSSGVHLVLLAGDAYKSRDPSQTQQKELAARLAKLSAAGIPVFLLVGNHDLPHSVGRANAVEIFPTLKVPNVHVGDTLTTYRLTTAQGPLQIVALPWPRRSRLLSHDDTAGLTIDQVNQLIQDRFTQGIRQQADKLDPRLPAILAAHVTVQGAAIGSERAMMLGQDHWLMPGALHLPCFDYIALGHIHKHQVLRQNPTMAYSGSLQRVDFGEESQPKGFCLIDLDPSRPQGQRMTSFEFKQVNARQFLTIEIDIPKASDDPTTHVLHAISRYHVAGAIVRLRVNLTADQNLHLRDAPLRDALKDAHIIAAIYRNVEEERRTRIAPDVAEGLPPLKALALYLDSKNTDPARKEKLLTYARRLLEEDQASSGAPSSPGSGG, encoded by the coding sequence ATGCGTATCCTCCACTTCTCAGACCTCCACATCGGCGTCGAGAACTATGGCCGGCTCGACCCCTCCACCGGCCTCTCCTCCCGCCTCCAGGACTTCCTCTCCGCCCTGGATGAAATCGTAAACTTCGCCCTGAGCAGCGGCGTCCACCTCGTCCTCCTGGCCGGCGACGCCTACAAGTCGCGAGACCCTTCCCAGACCCAGCAGAAAGAGCTGGCCGCCCGCCTCGCCAAGCTCTCCGCCGCCGGCATCCCCGTCTTCCTCCTCGTCGGCAACCATGACCTCCCCCACTCCGTCGGGCGCGCCAACGCCGTGGAGATCTTCCCCACCCTCAAAGTCCCCAACGTCCATGTCGGGGACACCCTGACTACCTATCGACTCACCACCGCCCAAGGCCCCCTCCAAATCGTCGCCCTCCCCTGGCCCCGACGCTCCCGCCTCCTTTCGCACGATGACACGGCCGGCTTGACCATCGACCAGGTCAACCAGCTCATCCAGGACCGGTTCACCCAGGGCATCCGGCAGCAGGCGGACAAGCTGGACCCGCGCCTTCCCGCCATCCTCGCTGCCCACGTCACCGTCCAGGGCGCCGCCATCGGCTCGGAGCGCGCCATGATGCTCGGCCAGGACCACTGGCTCATGCCCGGCGCCCTACACCTGCCCTGCTTTGACTACATCGCCCTCGGCCACATCCACAAGCACCAGGTGCTGCGGCAGAACCCCACCATGGCCTACTCCGGCAGCCTCCAGCGCGTCGACTTCGGCGAAGAGTCCCAGCCCAAGGGCTTCTGCCTCATCGACCTCGACCCCTCCCGCCCCCAGGGCCAGCGCATGACCTCCTTCGAGTTCAAGCAAGTCAACGCCCGCCAGTTCCTCACCATCGAAATCGACATCCCCAAAGCCAGCGACGACCCCACCACCCACGTCCTCCACGCCATCTCTCGCTATCATGTCGCCGGTGCCATCGTCCGCCTCCGCGTCAACCTCACCGCCGACCAGAACCTCCACCTCCGCGACGCTCCCCTCCGCGACGCCCTGAAAGACGCCCACATCATCGCCGCCATCTACCGAAACGTGGAAGAAGAGCGCCGCACCCGCATCGCTCCAGACGTGGCGGAAGGCCTCCCTCCCCTCAAAGCCCTCGCCCTCTACCTGGACTCCAAAAACACAGACCCCGCCCGCAAAGAAAAACTGTTAACCTACGCCCGCCGCCTCCTGGAAGAAGACCAAGCTTCCTCTGGCGCTCCCTCCTCCCCTGGAAGCGGTGGCTAG
- a CDS encoding EVE domain-containing protein, which produces MPRWWLAVGAPGNWESTFKLGNIWGTKAKGRPAIMWESIAQGDRLVFYVGIPVSGIVGLGTVTTKFKQDKPLWPDEVKEKKVLWPLRFEFDVDYLMPPANWKAQKYSSERIRTLSRGGFQSLDEESIAEISAAFEEHAGLRPDESEMTPLHSQLISKLLQIGSLQKFITEKEYSMNGARLDVVWRRVERSVPTYVFEVQVGGDLYRALAKLKHAYDLWNSRIFLVANPKDFTKAGELLSGTFHEIRDQLRFIDIKKVEKLFELKQQIKSLESEIGIALFLFFKTPDASSGLMLTIEKVHLSF; this is translated from the coding sequence ATGCCTCGATGGTGGCTCGCCGTCGGTGCCCCAGGCAACTGGGAAAGCACTTTCAAACTCGGAAACATCTGGGGAACCAAGGCCAAAGGACGGCCAGCCATTATGTGGGAATCCATCGCCCAAGGCGATAGGCTCGTCTTTTATGTAGGCATCCCCGTCAGCGGTATCGTCGGCCTCGGCACCGTCACAACGAAATTTAAGCAGGACAAGCCTCTTTGGCCGGACGAGGTTAAAGAGAAGAAAGTCTTGTGGCCCCTCCGCTTCGAATTCGATGTTGACTACCTAATGCCACCAGCAAATTGGAAAGCCCAGAAATACTCCTCAGAGAGAATCCGCACGCTATCGAGAGGCGGCTTTCAATCTCTTGATGAAGAATCCATAGCAGAAATTTCCGCCGCTTTCGAAGAACACGCTGGCCTCCGACCAGACGAATCAGAAATGACTCCTCTCCATAGCCAGCTAATCTCTAAACTCTTACAGATAGGAAGCCTTCAGAAGTTCATAACTGAGAAAGAATACTCAATGAACGGCGCGCGACTGGACGTCGTCTGGCGCCGCGTCGAACGGTCAGTCCCAACCTATGTCTTTGAAGTCCAGGTAGGTGGTGACCTTTACCGGGCTCTCGCTAAACTAAAACACGCCTACGACCTCTGGAACAGCCGTATTTTCCTGGTTGCTAACCCAAAGGACTTCACCAAGGCCGGGGAGCTTCTATCGGGCACTTTCCATGAAATCCGCGACCAACTTCGGTTTATCGACATTAAGAAAGTAGAGAAACTCTTTGAACTGAAACAGCAGATAAAGTCGCTCGAATCCGAGATCGGCATCGCTTTATTCCTGTTCTTCAAGACGCCCGATGCTAGTTCAGGATTGATGCTGACAATAGAGAAAGTGCATTTGTCATTCTGA
- a CDS encoding DUF2273 domain-containing protein — protein MNNPKITGLVFGLILGVVLVWLGWWEAIVVGVLALTGWLIGKYVAGEFGMVDGVLERFVETRRNNGGR, from the coding sequence ATGAACAATCCCAAAATCACCGGCTTAGTCTTCGGCCTCATCCTCGGCGTAGTCCTCGTCTGGCTCGGCTGGTGGGAAGCCATCGTCGTCGGCGTCCTCGCCCTCACCGGCTGGCTCATCGGCAAATACGTCGCCGGCGAGTTCGGTATGGTGGACGGCGTCCTGGAACGCTTCGTCGAGACCCGCCGCAACAACGGCGGCAGGTAG
- a CDS encoding amidohydrolase, with product MAKQGFKVLDSDMHLMEPLDLWERYIDPKYKSRAPKGGVLGVGGWLYSVDGKYMPWPLGIGKRQFRTPEQKKYTQKYKTFAQRKWAPETQIEAMDAEGIDVTVSYPTLGLYSMALDEMEPEFALAVCQAYNNWLYDYCAVDRKRMLAAAMVPPHDVELAVSEARRAVKELGFKAVFLRPNPVHGRNWYEPYYEPLWSAVEEMDVSLGFHEGIGSLLPQVGDRFGDNAFLRHIACHSMEMMLAVMSMCGGGVMHRHPKLRVAFLEANCGWAPWIMERMDDHYEIQFGVTPEELPEEPSEYFKRQCVVSAESDERFVKQVIEYMGDDNIVYSTDWPHPDSKYPHAVESFLENDISDKSKRKILWDNCAKYYGVKG from the coding sequence ATGGCTAAGCAGGGGTTCAAGGTACTGGACAGCGATATGCATCTGATGGAGCCGCTGGACCTGTGGGAGCGCTACATCGACCCCAAATACAAGTCCAGGGCCCCGAAGGGTGGAGTGCTGGGAGTGGGGGGATGGCTGTATTCCGTGGACGGGAAGTACATGCCGTGGCCCCTCGGCATCGGCAAGCGGCAGTTTAGGACGCCGGAGCAGAAGAAGTACACGCAGAAGTACAAGACCTTCGCGCAGCGGAAGTGGGCGCCGGAGACGCAAATCGAGGCTATGGACGCGGAGGGCATCGACGTGACGGTGTCGTACCCGACGCTAGGGCTGTATTCCATGGCCCTGGACGAGATGGAGCCGGAGTTCGCGCTGGCGGTGTGCCAGGCGTACAACAACTGGCTTTACGACTACTGCGCCGTCGATAGAAAGCGGATGCTGGCGGCGGCCATGGTGCCGCCCCACGACGTGGAGCTGGCGGTAAGCGAGGCGCGTCGAGCCGTGAAAGAACTGGGTTTCAAGGCAGTGTTTTTGAGGCCCAACCCGGTGCACGGTCGGAACTGGTACGAGCCGTACTACGAGCCGCTGTGGTCGGCGGTGGAGGAGATGGACGTATCCCTGGGGTTCCATGAGGGGATAGGGTCGCTGCTGCCGCAGGTGGGGGACCGGTTTGGGGACAACGCGTTCCTGAGGCACATCGCGTGTCATTCCATGGAGATGATGCTGGCGGTGATGTCGATGTGTGGCGGTGGTGTGATGCATCGGCACCCGAAGCTGCGGGTGGCGTTTTTGGAGGCCAACTGCGGGTGGGCGCCGTGGATTATGGAGCGGATGGACGACCATTACGAGATACAGTTTGGAGTGACGCCTGAGGAGCTGCCGGAGGAGCCCAGCGAGTATTTCAAGCGGCAGTGCGTGGTGTCGGCGGAGTCGGACGAGAGGTTTGTGAAGCAGGTCATCGAATACATGGGTGACGACAACATCGTGTACTCGACGGACTGGCCGCACCCGGACTCCAAGTACCCGCATGCGGTGGAGAGCTTCCTGGAGAATGACATCAGCGATAAGAGCAAGCGGAAGATTTTGTGGGACAACTGCGCGAAATATTACGGGGTTAAGGGGTAG
- a CDS encoding Asp23/Gls24 family envelope stress response protein, whose amino-acid sequence MADAILDRLNRLIVVLAALLALAGAVVIVLVAIEAADPDFLPNAWFQPQLQGIRDFDGGALATTLLISLAVGAVMLYLIYNELKPKERHGRPLTISNSPDGDLTIDEDSVRYLAEKTGAANRQVSFMDCRVRSYGNGRRGHVPTVVAIDCYPKVAFGANLQEVRDDLQFRIRDTVEKLTGLTVASVTVDRVRYQRGDGSRLVPD is encoded by the coding sequence ATGGCTGACGCGATTTTGGACCGTCTCAACCGCCTCATCGTGGTGCTGGCGGCCCTCCTGGCCCTGGCCGGCGCCGTCGTCATAGTCCTCGTCGCCATTGAGGCCGCCGACCCTGACTTCCTCCCCAACGCCTGGTTCCAACCCCAGCTGCAAGGCATCCGCGATTTCGATGGCGGAGCCCTTGCCACCACCCTCCTGATATCCCTGGCCGTGGGTGCCGTCATGCTCTACCTCATTTACAACGAGCTCAAGCCCAAAGAGCGCCACGGACGCCCCCTCACCATCAGCAACTCCCCCGACGGCGACCTCACCATCGACGAGGACAGCGTCCGCTACCTGGCGGAGAAGACCGGCGCCGCCAACCGACAGGTCTCTTTCATGGACTGCCGCGTCCGCTCCTACGGCAACGGCCGTCGCGGCCATGTCCCCACCGTGGTCGCCATCGACTGCTATCCCAAAGTGGCCTTCGGCGCCAACCTCCAGGAAGTCCGCGACGACCTCCAGTTTCGCATCCGAGATACCGTCGAAAAACTCACCGGCCTCACCGTGGCCTCCGTCACCGTGGACCGTGTCAGATACCAGCGCGGCGACGGCTCCCGCCTCGTCCCCGACTAA
- a CDS encoding Asp23/Gls24 family envelope stress response protein: MATLKPDTDVQVESQPDIEVIESKAQPPALSHPAVMTGLTIRELEMLPRLEELSRIDTMVVEGSTAIKDEVIGAIACQATKEVEGVADVGVSSFRRLFAETFRGAERRARGVSVEAGRKEAIVDITVKLTYGFPVPQTVVDIRRNVAERLLNLCGLYAKEINVNVASLNIPSKMPGRVK; encoded by the coding sequence ATGGCGACACTCAAGCCTGATACTGATGTTCAAGTCGAGTCTCAGCCCGATATCGAAGTTATCGAATCCAAGGCCCAGCCGCCGGCCCTTAGCCATCCCGCCGTTATGACCGGCCTCACCATCCGAGAGTTGGAGATGCTCCCTAGGCTGGAAGAGTTAAGCAGGATCGACACCATGGTCGTCGAAGGCTCCACCGCCATCAAGGATGAGGTCATCGGCGCCATCGCCTGCCAGGCCACCAAGGAGGTGGAAGGCGTCGCTGACGTGGGTGTCAGTTCCTTCCGCCGCCTCTTCGCGGAAACCTTCCGCGGGGCAGAGCGCCGCGCCCGCGGGGTCAGCGTCGAAGCCGGACGCAAAGAAGCCATTGTAGACATAACCGTGAAGCTCACCTACGGCTTCCCCGTCCCCCAAACCGTTGTGGATATTCGACGGAACGTGGCGGAAAGGCTTCTAAACCTATGTGGTCTCTATGCCAAAGAGATAAACGTGAACGTAGCAAGTCTGAACATCCCCAGCAAGATGCCCGGAAGAGTTAAGTAA